GCGAGCAAACCCGCCACGCGCGCATCCGAGGCTACCCGCACCAGTTCCTGTATCGACGGATTCGAGGAGCGGTGATCGGAAATTGCCAACTCCCCTACCCCGATAATGTTGTGCACCAACATGATGTCGGTGCGCACACTGCCGGTCAGCGTATTGACCGGAAACTGGTAGGAGCCACTGTGCATGTAGCAGCTGAGCCCCTGCGCATCGAGCGCACGCGCCTTGCCGTACAGTTCGTTCAGGGTACGCGTGGTGGCATCGGTGCCTAACACGCCGATCACCGTGGTCACACCGGCGGCGAAGGCCTCGCGCGGATCCAGCTCCGGGGTGCGCGAGGCGAATCCGCCCTCGCCACCACCGCCGCTGATATGTACCAGAGAATCCACCAGTCCCGGCAGCATCCAGGCACCGTCGGCATCCACCGTCTCGCCGAGACTCTGTGGCAGTTCCAGGTTCTGGTCGACGCGGGCGATCTTGTCGCCGGCCACCAGTACATCGCAGTAACCAAAGTCGCGCGGTGCGTAGACGCGGGCATTTTTTATTAAGGTAATTTTTGACATAGCAATCGAAACCTCAGAAACCGGTCAGCGCGGCCAGCACCACCGCCAGTGAAGCGAGCGCGAACAACCCCGCCTGCAACGGCAGGACAAAGCGAATCCACACCCCCCAGTCCAGCCGCGCTGCGCCCAGACAGCCCATCAACGCCGCCGATGTCGGCACAACAATATTGGTAAAGCCGTCGCCCAGCTGGAAGGCCAGCACTGCCGTCTGGCGGCTGACGCCGACCACGTCCGACAATGGCGCCATGATCGGCATGGTCAGCGCCGCCTGGCCGGAACCGGAAGTCACAAAGAAATTGAATATGGTTTGAAAGATCAGCATGAACCACGCAGACACCGCCCCGGACACATCACCGAGAACGCCGCCGGCCCAGTGCAGAATGGTGTTGAGCACACTGGCGCCGGTAGGATCGTCGCCACCCAGCAGCAATACGATGCCCTTGGCGAAGGCCACCACCATCGCCGCCGGCAGCAATTGCTGCGCACCCTCTTTAAACGCCTCCGCGGCGCGGTTGGCGGTAAGGCCGTTGAGGCGAAACAGAATCGCCACCGCGGCGATCACCACGCCGGTGGTAAAGAACTGTGTGGCAATTTCCGGCAGGAAATAACCGCGCTGCACCACGCCCCAGATCATCCAGGCAATACCCGCGGCAAACAGCAACAACACGACACCGTCGCCGCGCACCATTTTTTCGCGCACTGTGGCCTGTGGCGTGTCCGCGGTGTCCTGGCGGCGGCGGAACACGGCATCGGATCCGTGCGCCAGGGATAGCTCCGGGCGCCGCTGGATACGGCGCGCATAGAAAATGGTGTAGCCCGCCAGCATGACCGTAGCCACAAACCACAACACCATGCGCGCTACGCTGCCGGACATCACCGGCACGCCGGCAATACCCTGGGCGATACTGACCCCGAACGGATTCATCCACGAGGTGGCAAAGCCCACCTGCGTGGCCACGTAGGTGACCAGCAGCGCGGTGATGCTGTCGTAGCCCATGGAGATCAGTAGCGGCACCAGGATCAGCGTGAACGGAATCAC
This region of Microbulbifer sp. SAOS-129_SWC genomic DNA includes:
- the yfcC gene encoding putative basic amino acid antiporter YfcC, yielding MQVSVSEPGSETAPDSVPIVASASRWTMPDTYLILLGVALLAFALNFLIPAGSYETLVTQVNGGERTVIDPDTYRQVTADPEGMPLFAEGGRIGLLNFPFEGMVSGTKWGASIGVFAFILLTGGAFGLIFASGSVERGLFQVIARNRDAGHLYLAVLCVLFSIGGAVFGMGEEVIPFTLILVPLLISMGYDSITALLVTYVATQVGFATSWMNPFGVSIAQGIAGVPVMSGSVARMVLWFVATVMLAGYTIFYARRIQRRPELSLAHGSDAVFRRRQDTADTPQATVREKMVRGDGVVLLLFAAGIAWMIWGVVQRGYFLPEIATQFFTTGVVIAAVAILFRLNGLTANRAAEAFKEGAQQLLPAAMVVAFAKGIVLLLGGDDPTGASVLNTILHWAGGVLGDVSGAVSAWFMLIFQTIFNFFVTSGSGQAALTMPIMAPLSDVVGVSRQTAVLAFQLGDGFTNIVVPTSAALMGCLGAARLDWGVWIRFVLPLQAGLFALASLAVVLAALTGF